From the Actinomycetota bacterium genome, one window contains:
- a CDS encoding chemotaxis protein CheC, translated as MAERRGLTPLQLDALREVGNIGSGNAAVALSTMVDKKVLLSVPRATLVPLVRVSDLVGGAETPVVGIYLHISGEASGSMLLLLEEHSANQLAHLMVSGSEAGELSTMEQSALQETGSILAGSYLNALSQMTGILLRPSVPGFAMDMAGAIIDFILVEISQSEDYVLVIETEFDILEHVIKGHLILFPDLGSLDLILGRLGVSG; from the coding sequence ATGGCGGAAAGGAGAGGGCTGACGCCACTTCAGCTGGACGCGCTGAGAGAGGTGGGCAATATCGGTTCCGGGAACGCGGCCGTCGCCCTTTCCACCATGGTGGACAAGAAGGTGCTGCTGAGTGTTCCGCGGGCTACCCTGGTGCCCCTGGTCAGGGTCTCGGACCTGGTCGGAGGGGCGGAGACGCCGGTGGTGGGCATCTACCTTCATATAAGCGGCGAGGCCTCCGGGAGCATGTTGCTGCTGCTGGAGGAGCACAGCGCCAACCAGCTGGCCCACCTCATGGTGAGCGGCAGCGAGGCGGGAGAGCTCTCCACCATGGAGCAGTCCGCGCTGCAGGAGACGGGGAGCATCCTCGCGGGCTCCTACCTCAACGCCCTTTCCCAGATGACCGGCATCCTGCTGCGGCCCTCGGTGCCGGGCTTCGCCATGGACATGGCAGGGGCGATAATCGATTTCATCCTGGTGGAGATAAGCCAGTCCGAGGATTACGTGCTGGTGATCGAGACGGAGTTCGACATACTGGAACATGTGATCAAGGGACACCTCATCCTCTTCCCGGACCTCGGGTCCCTCGACCTCATACTGGGGAGACTGGGGGTGAGCGGTTGA
- a CDS encoding PAS domain-containing protein: MRGDARSRAAAAAMAAVLLLVIASLAAAVAGRRAVTLALLIPAALCAAVSTAAARRRVRQPSSAPPRQSEGSVLLEAIPSPALLVSSRGTILEANRRAAEFIPLPGGALRSLAGRELDEVFMPPYFGAWTPALKRALESEVPLEIRQEQYYLEDYSGICRVWLSALPGDGGTHRVLVIIQDITQEAWERAALLEASEREAGVFEGVPVKIAVLDRNFRLVRCNQSMMRWILDSCGLDESRLPGLPALDIMPQEFRPDWKHILRRVLVEGRSFEQPRVHQVVGGAEFFHRVRLHPIMDESGNVHEALLLFEDVTEYVRLERRLAETTDYLNLLIESLNDGFYAMDAEGKFSFCNQAFLDMLGLRNSSDLFAKEPVDIVMPEEAPKIERMLERRRRGEKVFFETLLRRSDGSSLPVQISSAPLFRSGEFAGIVGIAHDLSERRRLQAMVEESHKYLEIAYEELSVLDKMKSDFIAIASHELRTPLSIIKGYADAFQFGELGELTPFQMDKIRIINARADQMTKIINDLLDITRMEEGRLVGERWPAPVEGLVLNAASEYEGRAQQAGLTLRHSVAEGLPAVSVDVWRIHQVLENLIGNAIKFTPPGGEIEVSARLAEDPDMVEMEVRDTGPGIPLEQQRKLFTMFYQIETDSTRSAGGLGLGLVISKGIVEGHGGRIWVESEPGRGSSFKFTLPVHREG, encoded by the coding sequence GTGAGGGGTGACGCAAGGAGCAGAGCCGCGGCGGCGGCGATGGCGGCCGTCCTCCTGCTGGTGATCGCCTCCCTTGCCGCCGCCGTGGCGGGACGGCGGGCCGTTACCCTGGCCCTGCTCATCCCGGCCGCGCTGTGCGCCGCCGTCTCGACGGCGGCCGCTCGCCGGAGGGTCCGGCAGCCCTCTTCCGCGCCGCCCCGGCAGAGCGAGGGCTCCGTGCTGCTGGAGGCGATCCCCTCTCCCGCCCTGTTGGTGAGCTCCCGAGGGACCATCCTGGAGGCCAACCGGCGCGCGGCGGAGTTCATCCCTCTGCCGGGCGGAGCGTTGAGATCCCTCGCGGGCAGGGAACTGGACGAGGTCTTCATGCCTCCCTATTTCGGGGCCTGGACGCCGGCGCTCAAACGGGCCCTGGAATCCGAGGTCCCCCTGGAGATCCGGCAGGAGCAGTATTATCTGGAGGATTATTCTGGAATATGCCGGGTGTGGCTCTCCGCCCTGCCGGGCGACGGCGGCACGCACCGCGTGCTGGTTATCATCCAGGACATCACCCAGGAGGCCTGGGAGCGCGCCGCCTTGCTGGAAGCGTCCGAGCGCGAAGCGGGCGTCTTCGAGGGCGTGCCGGTGAAGATCGCCGTCCTGGACCGCAACTTCCGCCTCGTGCGTTGCAACCAGTCCATGATGCGCTGGATCCTCGACTCCTGCGGCTTGGACGAGAGCCGCCTCCCGGGCCTTCCCGCCCTGGACATCATGCCGCAGGAGTTCCGCCCCGACTGGAAGCACATCCTGAGGAGGGTGCTGGTCGAGGGACGCTCCTTCGAACAGCCCCGCGTGCACCAGGTAGTGGGGGGGGCGGAGTTCTTCCACCGCGTGCGCCTGCACCCCATTATGGACGAGTCCGGGAACGTACACGAGGCCCTGCTGCTCTTCGAGGACGTCACGGAGTACGTGCGGCTCGAGCGCCGCTTGGCGGAGACCACCGACTACCTCAACCTGCTCATCGAGAGCTTGAACGACGGCTTCTACGCCATGGACGCGGAGGGAAAGTTCTCCTTCTGCAACCAGGCGTTCCTGGACATGCTAGGCCTGCGGAACAGCTCGGACCTCTTCGCGAAAGAGCCCGTGGACATCGTGATGCCCGAGGAGGCACCGAAGATCGAGCGCATGCTGGAGCGGCGTCGTCGGGGGGAGAAGGTCTTCTTCGAGACCCTGCTGCGGCGCAGCGACGGGAGCTCTCTGCCGGTGCAGATCAGCTCCGCTCCCCTCTTCCGCTCCGGCGAGTTCGCCGGCATCGTGGGCATAGCCCATGACCTGAGCGAGCGGCGCCGCCTGCAGGCCATGGTGGAGGAGAGCCACAAGTACCTGGAGATCGCCTACGAGGAGCTCTCGGTGCTGGACAAGATGAAATCCGATTTCATCGCCATCGCCTCCCACGAGCTGCGCACGCCCCTCTCCATCATCAAGGGATACGCGGACGCCTTCCAGTTCGGCGAGCTGGGAGAGCTCACGCCCTTCCAGATGGACAAGATCAGGATCATCAACGCCCGCGCGGACCAGATGACCAAGATCATCAACGACCTCCTGGACATCACGCGCATGGAGGAGGGGCGGCTGGTGGGTGAGAGATGGCCCGCGCCGGTGGAGGGCCTGGTGCTCAACGCGGCCTCGGAATACGAGGGGCGGGCGCAGCAGGCGGGGCTCACGCTGCGCCACTCCGTGGCCGAAGGCCTGCCGGCGGTGAGCGTGGACGTATGGCGTATCCACCAGGTGCTGGAGAACCTCATCGGCAACGCCATCAAGTTCACCCCTCCCGGGGGGGAGATCGAGGTGTCGGCGCGCTTGGCGGAGGACCCGGACATGGTGGAGATGGAGGTGCGCGACACCGGTCCCGGGATACCGCTCGAGCAGCAGCGTAAGTTATTTACCATGTTTTACCAGATTGAGACGGACTCCACGCGTTCCGCGGGAGGCCTGGGCCTGGGCCTGGTCATCTCCAAGGGGATCGTGGAGGGTCACGGGGGGCGCATATGGGTGGAGAGCGAGCCGGGCAGGGGCTCGTCCTTCAAGTTCACCCTCCCCGTGCACAGGGAGGGCTGA
- a CDS encoding chemotaxis protein CheW produces MASETRPADEMQLVVFSLGREEFAVEVTQVREIMRMEEITRMPKSPHFVEGIINLRGQIIAVIDLAKRLNLESAERSGESRIIVVEAEDVKVGMIVDSVSEVLRVGADAVEPSPTLAADISAAYLQGVVKQENRLIILLDLTKVLSLDEMASLGF; encoded by the coding sequence ATGGCCAGCGAAACCAGGCCGGCAGACGAGATGCAACTGGTGGTCTTCAGCCTGGGACGGGAGGAATTCGCCGTCGAGGTCACACAGGTGCGCGAGATCATGCGCATGGAGGAGATCACCCGCATGCCCAAGAGCCCACATTTCGTGGAGGGGATCATCAACCTGCGCGGGCAGATAATCGCGGTGATCGACCTCGCCAAGAGGCTGAACCTGGAATCCGCGGAGAGGAGCGGCGAGAGCCGCATCATCGTGGTGGAAGCGGAGGACGTGAAGGTGGGCATGATCGTCGACTCGGTATCGGAGGTGTTGCGCGTGGGCGCGGATGCCGTGGAGCCGAGCCCCACCCTGGCGGCGGACATATCCGCCGCATACCTGCAGGGGGTGGTCAAACAGGAAAACAGGTTGATCATCCTCCTGGACCTGACCAAGGTCCTGTCGCTGGACGAGATGGCGAGCCTGGGATTCTAG
- a CDS encoding response regulator, translating to MADKILIVDDDREMVELIELFLRNAGYATISAFSGEEALEKTFHEKPDLILLDIMMPRIDGWEVLRRIKNDPEARDIPVAFITARTQNIDKMIGLSVMKAAGYITKPFSKQELLSEVKRILDERGGGPPSP from the coding sequence ATGGCGGACAAGATCCTGATCGTTGACGACGACCGGGAGATGGTGGAGCTCATCGAGCTCTTCCTGCGCAACGCCGGTTACGCCACCATCTCGGCCTTCTCGGGCGAGGAGGCCCTCGAGAAGACCTTCCACGAGAAACCCGACCTCATCCTGTTGGACATCATGATGCCGCGCATCGACGGCTGGGAGGTGCTGCGGCGCATCAAGAACGACCCCGAAGCCCGCGACATCCCCGTGGCCTTCATCACCGCCCGTACTCAGAACATCGACAAGATGATCGGGCTCTCGGTGATGAAGGCGGCCGGCTATATCACCAAGCCCTTCAGCAAGCAGGAGCTGCTCAGCGAGGTCAAGCGCATACTCGACGAGCGAGGCGGAGGACCGCCGTCGCCCTAG
- the dnaX gene encoding DNA polymerase III subunit gamma/tau, whose protein sequence is MTMAYVALYRKWRPQNFEEVLGQEYVTRTLANSLRNGNFSHAYLFTGPRGTGKTSTARILAKALNCEEGPTPNPCNRCAPCREITEGTSVDVVEVDAASNRGIDDIRDLRERVVFSPASARIKVYILDEAHMLTKEAFNAFLKTLEEPPQHVVFVLATTEPHKMPQTILSRCQRYDFRGVSAKRLAEHLAVVSEREGIRITEKALRLLARRAKGSARDALVLLEQVASYGDGEVDEAGVAGFLGMVEDELLVELGDRLAAGDAAGALAVVERAYEEGKDLAQFARGAREHFRKVLLLQQAGFSSEELEVDEEAYASMREQSESIPAGRLHHFIAALAEAEREMRSDSSPRLLLESALVGMAVAELDPAPEAILARVERLEGELERMARRGALSAAEAERPAAKAPPAAPRGTAGAGKSAEKPPDAPSVERPPERREEAAGRPYAEQPAGMPLDVATVKRSWPQIRERVKERKITVHALLLEGRPAEVEGGELVLSFPPERSFHRGEMEKDANKEVLEAALEEVLGVGLKVITRLEEGSKGVPRPPAGREKEKAAERVEREREVPAGKAAAPAEEPGTAKGSGPEREAAEKRGPAETEEEEEEAPPETAPVRERGEPERTGRRGPYAGAAAEGHDAGRVKLVKDIFGAEVIEEITLGE, encoded by the coding sequence ATGACCATGGCTTACGTGGCGCTGTACAGGAAATGGCGGCCCCAGAACTTTGAGGAGGTGCTGGGGCAGGAATACGTCACCCGTACCCTGGCGAATTCCCTGCGCAACGGGAACTTCTCCCACGCCTACCTCTTCACCGGGCCGCGGGGGACCGGGAAGACGAGCACCGCGCGCATCCTGGCCAAGGCCCTGAACTGCGAGGAAGGACCCACCCCCAACCCCTGCAACCGCTGTGCGCCTTGCAGGGAGATAACCGAGGGAACCTCGGTGGACGTGGTGGAGGTGGACGCCGCCTCCAATCGCGGCATAGACGACATCCGCGACCTGAGGGAGCGCGTGGTGTTCTCTCCCGCCTCGGCGCGCATCAAGGTGTATATCCTGGACGAGGCGCACATGCTCACCAAGGAGGCCTTCAATGCCTTTCTCAAGACGCTGGAGGAGCCACCCCAGCACGTGGTCTTCGTGCTCGCCACCACCGAGCCGCACAAGATGCCCCAGACCATCCTCTCCCGCTGCCAGCGCTACGATTTTCGCGGCGTCTCCGCGAAAAGGCTCGCGGAACACCTGGCCGTGGTGAGCGAGCGCGAGGGGATCAGGATCACCGAGAAAGCGCTGCGCCTCCTCGCCCGCAGGGCCAAGGGCTCGGCTCGCGACGCCCTGGTGCTGCTGGAGCAGGTAGCCAGCTACGGGGACGGCGAGGTGGACGAGGCCGGGGTGGCGGGGTTTCTGGGCATGGTGGAGGACGAACTGCTGGTGGAGCTGGGCGACCGCCTGGCCGCCGGAGATGCGGCGGGGGCGTTGGCGGTGGTGGAAAGGGCCTACGAGGAGGGAAAGGACCTGGCTCAGTTCGCGCGCGGTGCGCGGGAGCACTTCCGCAAGGTCCTGCTTCTCCAGCAAGCCGGCTTCTCTTCCGAGGAGCTGGAGGTGGACGAGGAGGCCTACGCGAGCATGCGCGAGCAGTCCGAGAGCATCCCCGCCGGGCGTCTCCACCACTTCATCGCCGCCCTCGCGGAGGCGGAGAGGGAGATGCGCTCCGATTCCTCGCCCCGGCTCCTGCTGGAGAGCGCCCTGGTGGGCATGGCGGTGGCGGAGCTCGATCCCGCTCCCGAGGCCATCCTGGCGCGTGTGGAGAGGTTGGAGGGAGAGCTGGAGAGGATGGCGCGCCGGGGCGCCCTCTCGGCGGCGGAAGCGGAAAGGCCGGCCGCGAAGGCTCCCCCAGCCGCGCCGCGTGGGACAGCCGGGGCCGGAAAGAGCGCGGAAAAACCCCCGGACGCGCCGTCGGTGGAGAGGCCGCCGGAACGGCGCGAGGAGGCGGCGGGGCGTCCGTACGCGGAGCAGCCCGCCGGAATGCCGCTGGACGTGGCGACGGTGAAGAGGTCCTGGCCCCAGATCAGGGAGCGCGTGAAGGAGAGGAAGATAACCGTGCACGCCCTCCTGCTGGAAGGCAGGCCGGCGGAGGTGGAGGGAGGGGAGCTGGTGCTCTCCTTCCCGCCGGAACGCTCGTTCCACCGCGGCGAGATGGAAAAAGATGCCAACAAGGAAGTGCTCGAGGCCGCGCTGGAAGAGGTGCTGGGCGTCGGGCTGAAGGTGATAACGAGGCTGGAGGAGGGCTCGAAAGGCGTTCCGCGACCCCCCGCCGGGCGGGAAAAGGAGAAGGCGGCGGAGCGCGTGGAGCGGGAGCGCGAGGTGCCGGCAGGGAAGGCGGCCGCGCCGGCGGAGGAGCCCGGGACGGCGAAGGGAAGCGGGCCGGAAAGAGAGGCCGCGGAGAAGAGGGGACCGGCCGAGACGGAGGAGGAAGAGGAAGAGGCACCCCCGGAGACCGCCCCTGTCAGGGAGCGCGGCGAGCCGGAGAGGACCGGCAGGCGCGGGCCCTACGCCGGCGCCGCGGCCGAGGGGCACGATGCGGGCAGGGTGAAGCTGGTCAAGGACATCTTCGGAGCGGAGGTGATCGAGGAGATCACCCTGGGGGAATAG
- a CDS encoding ATPase yields MGESEFGERVSTGNTELDAMMDGGLLRGSVTLVTGAPGTGKTCLGLQFIYRGITEMEEPGLIVTFEHFPKKLLRDAYSLGFDLPEMERRGMLRILFTSPEIFFEQAQASGGLLDTMVEELGARRVLIDSISHLERLTRDPVRLREVAFTFVNALLRHGLTAVVTQEDPDITGDMAAAQYGISYLVDAVIVLRYVELDSSIGRAILVLKQRASSHDKRIREFRISTGGIAIGDPFTDREGVLSGLPRKREVEAFVEVFGRKGKSSSKGEVG; encoded by the coding sequence ATGGGTGAAAGCGAGTTCGGGGAAAGGGTGTCCACCGGCAACACCGAGCTGGACGCCATGATGGACGGAGGCCTGCTCCGTGGATCGGTGACCTTGGTGACCGGAGCCCCGGGGACTGGCAAGACCTGCCTGGGCCTGCAGTTCATCTATCGCGGCATCACGGAAATGGAGGAACCGGGCCTCATCGTGACCTTCGAGCATTTCCCCAAGAAACTGCTGCGCGACGCTTACTCCCTGGGCTTCGACCTCCCGGAGATGGAGCGGAGGGGGATGCTGCGCATCCTCTTCACCTCGCCAGAGATCTTCTTCGAGCAGGCACAGGCGTCCGGAGGCCTGCTGGACACCATGGTGGAGGAGCTGGGGGCACGGCGCGTGCTCATCGACTCCATCTCCCACCTGGAACGGCTGACGCGTGACCCGGTGAGGCTGAGGGAGGTGGCCTTCACCTTCGTCAACGCCCTCCTCCGCCACGGGCTCACCGCGGTGGTGACGCAGGAGGACCCGGACATCACCGGGGACATGGCCGCCGCCCAGTACGGCATATCCTACCTGGTGGACGCGGTGATCGTGCTGCGCTACGTGGAGCTCGATTCCAGCATCGGCAGGGCCATCCTGGTGCTCAAGCAGCGCGCCAGCTCCCACGACAAGAGGATCAGGGAGTTCCGCATCTCCACCGGCGGTATCGCCATCGGCGACCCCTTCACGGACCGAGAGGGAGTGCTGTCGGGGTTGCCGCGCAAGCGGGAGGTAGAGGCGTTCGTGGAGGTTTTCGGCAGGAAGGGCAAGTCATCTTCCAAGGGGGAGGTGGGATGA
- a CDS encoding chemotaxis protein CheA encodes MDISQYKELFISEAQEHLEALNQAMVDLERDPGNPDVLTEIFRSAHTLKGMSATMGFDQLTELSHEMENVLDGLRSGDIEVTTDIVDLLFGCFDMLASIVASIAEESPEALDTTSLIEALRGVYAGGRGGVTGVEAPRKARKSRAKRGSAAKPSPEEKAAGVGAEEAPAAVSEAGEEPLEGMKAGEEEAARATRKETLAGEEAPAPREEAGEERLLRLRVTLDRDCVLKSVRVFMIFKKLSQLGRVVDSTPSVEDLEDEKFDHSFEVVLSSAEDAGEVRRALMTIAEVQEVETLPLEGGKPLIEKPVTGEREEPREAQAPEIPRREAEPSTMAPVRTQSVRVNISRLDNLMNLIGELVINRTRLQEISSSYNIPELKEALAHTARLTADLQDEVMKTRMVPVEHIFNRFPRMVRDLAKSRGKEVDFVIEGRDIELDRTILDEISDPLMHLLRNAVDHGIDSPEEREARGKPRRGSIKLAARRDRNYVSIEVQDDGQGVDAERIYAIAQERGLLTAEEARSLSAEDALRFLAMPGFTTAEEVSGVSGRGVGLDVVKSKVESLGGILVMQSVKGEGTTFALKLPLTLAIIQALLVKVNREIYAIPLGVVLETAVISSYEIKYVSGQEAIFLRDETLPLVRLARCLGLEEGDGQGTFPVVVVETAPRSVAIAVDELLGQQEIVITSLDRFLKGIRGFGGATILGTGEVALILDIPTLIS; translated from the coding sequence ATGGACATCTCTCAATACAAGGAACTGTTCATCAGCGAAGCACAGGAGCACCTGGAGGCCCTGAACCAGGCCATGGTGGACCTGGAGAGGGACCCCGGCAACCCGGATGTGCTCACGGAGATCTTCCGCTCCGCTCATACCCTGAAGGGCATGTCCGCCACCATGGGGTTCGACCAGCTGACCGAGCTCTCCCATGAGATGGAAAACGTGCTGGACGGACTGCGCAGCGGAGACATCGAGGTCACCACGGACATCGTGGACCTCCTCTTCGGCTGCTTCGACATGCTGGCCTCCATAGTGGCTTCCATCGCCGAAGAGAGCCCCGAGGCGCTCGACACCACTTCCCTCATAGAAGCGCTGCGCGGGGTGTACGCGGGCGGGCGTGGAGGGGTGACGGGAGTGGAGGCGCCCCGCAAGGCGAGAAAGAGCAGGGCGAAGAGGGGAAGCGCGGCGAAGCCCTCTCCCGAGGAGAAGGCGGCGGGCGTGGGCGCCGAAGAGGCCCCGGCCGCCGTGAGCGAGGCGGGCGAGGAGCCGCTGGAGGGGATGAAAGCCGGGGAAGAAGAGGCCGCGCGTGCTACGCGCAAAGAGACCTTGGCCGGAGAGGAGGCTCCCGCGCCACGCGAGGAGGCGGGGGAGGAACGCCTCCTCCGGCTGAGGGTGACCCTGGACAGGGACTGCGTATTGAAGTCGGTGCGGGTGTTCATGATCTTCAAGAAGCTGTCGCAGCTCGGGAGGGTGGTGGACTCCACACCTTCCGTGGAGGACCTGGAGGACGAGAAGTTCGACCATTCCTTCGAGGTGGTGCTTTCCAGCGCCGAGGACGCGGGAGAGGTGCGCAGGGCCTTGATGACTATCGCGGAGGTGCAGGAGGTAGAGACGCTGCCCCTCGAGGGCGGGAAACCGCTGATTGAGAAACCCGTGACGGGAGAAAGGGAGGAACCCCGGGAGGCGCAGGCCCCTGAGATCCCGCGGCGAGAAGCGGAGCCCTCCACCATGGCTCCGGTACGCACCCAGAGCGTGAGGGTGAACATCTCACGCTTGGACAACCTCATGAACCTCATCGGGGAGCTGGTCATCAACCGCACCCGGCTGCAGGAGATCTCCTCTTCCTATAATATCCCGGAGCTGAAGGAGGCCTTGGCGCACACCGCGCGCCTTACCGCGGACCTGCAGGACGAGGTGATGAAGACGCGCATGGTCCCCGTGGAACACATCTTCAACCGCTTCCCGCGCATGGTGCGCGACCTGGCCAAGAGCAGGGGCAAGGAGGTGGATTTCGTCATCGAGGGCAGGGACATCGAGCTGGACCGCACCATCCTGGACGAGATAAGCGACCCCCTCATGCACCTCCTGCGCAACGCCGTGGACCACGGCATAGATAGCCCGGAGGAGAGAGAAGCGCGGGGCAAGCCGAGGCGGGGGAGCATCAAGTTGGCGGCGCGGCGCGACCGCAACTACGTCTCCATCGAGGTCCAGGACGACGGGCAGGGGGTGGACGCCGAGAGGATCTACGCCATAGCCCAGGAGCGGGGCCTGCTGACCGCCGAAGAGGCGAGGTCGCTCAGCGCGGAAGACGCCCTGCGCTTTCTGGCCATGCCGGGCTTCACCACCGCGGAGGAGGTGAGCGGGGTTTCCGGCCGGGGAGTAGGCCTGGATGTGGTCAAAAGCAAGGTGGAGTCGCTGGGAGGCATACTGGTCATGCAGAGCGTGAAGGGCGAAGGCACCACCTTCGCTCTCAAGCTGCCCCTGACCCTGGCCATCATCCAGGCCCTACTGGTGAAGGTGAACCGGGAGATATACGCCATCCCGTTGGGGGTGGTCCTGGAGACGGCGGTGATCTCCTCCTACGAGATCAAGTACGTATCGGGACAGGAGGCCATCTTCCTGCGGGACGAGACCTTGCCCCTGGTGAGGCTGGCGCGCTGTCTGGGCCTCGAAGAGGGGGACGGCCAGGGCACCTTTCCGGTGGTGGTGGTGGAGACGGCGCCCCGCAGCGTGGCCATCGCCGTGGACGAGCTCCTGGGCCAGCAGGAGATCGTCATCACCAGCCTGGACCGCTTTCTCAAGGGCATCCGGGGATTCGGGGGGGCGACCATCCTGGGCACGGGCGAGGTGGCGCTTATCCTTGACATACCGACTCTGATATCCTGA
- a CDS encoding chemotaxis protein CheD, translating to MGRSDLQEPQDTVNIGVAEYYVTHNPHTLASYGLGSCVGVVLYDEKRRIGGMAHIMLPDSTAISKKGNPGKFADTAIKAMVEEMEKLGSRRSDIKAKIAGGACMFTIPGATNPRNVPGPCLGMQIGERNVEAAKAALRDHRIRLVAEDTGGNYGRTMRFDISSGRVTISSIKHGRKEL from the coding sequence ATGGGCAGGAGCGACTTGCAGGAGCCGCAGGATACGGTGAACATAGGGGTGGCGGAGTATTACGTCACCCACAACCCGCATACGCTGGCGAGCTACGGGTTGGGCAGCTGCGTGGGCGTGGTCCTGTACGACGAAAAGCGCCGTATAGGAGGCATGGCCCACATCATGCTCCCCGACTCCACCGCCATCAGCAAGAAGGGCAACCCCGGCAAGTTCGCGGACACGGCCATCAAGGCCATGGTGGAGGAGATGGAAAAACTTGGCTCGCGCCGCTCCGACATCAAGGCCAAGATCGCCGGAGGGGCGTGCATGTTCACCATTCCGGGGGCCACCAACCCGCGCAACGTCCCCGGACCCTGCCTGGGGATGCAGATCGGTGAACGCAACGTGGAGGCCGCGAAGGCGGCCCTGCGAGATCACCGCATCAGGCTGGTGGCGGAGGACACGGGAGGGAACTACGGAAGGACCATGCGCTTCGACATCTCCAGCGGCAGGGTGACCATAAGCTCCATCAAGCACGGCAGGAAGGAACTATGA
- a CDS encoding response regulator yields MAPTVLIVDDALFMRMMIRDILSKDGFEVVGEAENGVEAVERFKETRPDLVTMDIVMPEMDGIEAVKQIMKIDPNAKILMCSAMGQQPLVVEALEAGAKDFIIKPFQPSKVIEAVEKALKE; encoded by the coding sequence ATGGCGCCGACCGTGCTGATCGTCGACGACGCCCTCTTCATGCGCATGATGATCAGGGACATCCTGTCCAAGGACGGCTTCGAGGTGGTGGGAGAGGCCGAGAACGGCGTAGAAGCGGTGGAGCGCTTCAAGGAGACGAGGCCGGATCTGGTGACCATGGACATCGTCATGCCGGAGATGGACGGCATCGAGGCGGTTAAGCAGATCATGAAGATCGACCCCAACGCCAAGATCCTCATGTGCAGCGCCATGGGCCAGCAGCCGCTGGTGGTGGAGGCGTTGGAGGCGGGGGCGAAGGACTTCATCATCAAACCCTTCCAGCCCTCGAAGGTGATCGAGGCGGTGGAAAAGGCCCTCAAGGAATAG
- a CDS encoding peptidoglycan-binding protein produces MRAVSPGDRGPAVSDVQKRLFELGFAPPGMESEMREAYYGESTARAVREFQEKRGLRADGKVDENTWHVLVEASYRLGDRFLYLRVPPFRGDDVRDLQRYLNRLGFNAGREDGIFGRDTDRALRAFQHNMDLPVDGIAGSSTLSCLRRLRHALKDTSVAEVHEAIIDLSSRGMEGRTVALDAGEGDPRAEDAVRLAAGELRALGLAVVLTGGVSSGVPEGQRARRANDCGADIVLGLRSSEGGGVRVLYFGSGDYSSPRGRRLASLLHEELERKGVAPLFPPEARSYPMLRETRMPCVIAEYGVEVDPVSAFRPALVRAVAAYFEPDGD; encoded by the coding sequence GTGCGGGCTGTTTCGCCGGGAGACCGCGGACCCGCAGTGAGCGACGTGCAGAAGAGGCTCTTTGAGCTCGGCTTCGCCCCCCCGGGGATGGAGTCGGAGATGCGCGAGGCCTATTACGGCGAGAGTACGGCGCGGGCGGTGCGCGAGTTCCAGGAGAAACGCGGCCTGCGCGCGGACGGGAAGGTGGACGAAAACACCTGGCACGTGCTGGTGGAGGCCTCCTACCGCCTTGGCGACCGCTTCCTGTATCTCCGCGTTCCTCCCTTCCGCGGGGATGACGTGCGCGATCTGCAGCGCTACCTCAACCGCCTCGGCTTCAATGCCGGGCGCGAGGATGGCATCTTCGGCCGGGATACCGACCGGGCCCTGCGCGCCTTCCAGCACAACATGGACCTCCCCGTGGACGGCATCGCCGGCTCCTCCACTCTCTCCTGTCTCCGGCGGCTGCGCCATGCGCTGAAGGACACCAGCGTGGCCGAGGTCCACGAAGCCATTATCGACCTCTCTTCCCGCGGCATGGAGGGACGCACGGTGGCGCTGGACGCCGGCGAGGGCGACCCTCGCGCCGAGGACGCCGTGCGCCTGGCGGCGGGCGAGCTGCGGGCGTTGGGCCTGGCGGTGGTGCTGACCGGCGGCGTCTCATCCGGAGTCCCCGAGGGCCAGCGGGCGCGCCGGGCCAACGACTGCGGCGCGGACATCGTGCTCGGGCTGCGGTCATCGGAGGGGGGCGGGGTGCGCGTGCTCTACTTCGGGAGCGGCGATTATTCCTCGCCGCGCGGCAGGCGGCTGGCTTCGCTGCTGCACGAGGAGCTGGAGCGGAAGGGGGTGGCGCCGCTCTTTCCTCCCGAAGCCCGCAGCTACCCCATGCTGCGGGAAACGCGCATGCCCTGCGTGATCGCCGAATACGGCGTGGAAGTGGATCCCGTCTCCGCCTTCCGTCCCGCCCTGGTAAGGGCGGTGGCCGCATACTTCGAACCCGACGGGGATTGA
- a CDS encoding Asp23/Gls24 family envelope stress response protein, which translates to MKEETRGERVEVSREAIAALAAQAVEEIEGAEICQPGAVESITSRVRREFVHRGIKVSREDSSYRLGVHLKVRYGTDIPSLAREVADKVKEYVEGLTDLPVEEVEVVIEDVEPSA; encoded by the coding sequence ATGAAGGAAGAGACCAGGGGCGAGCGGGTGGAGGTATCTCGCGAGGCCATCGCAGCCCTGGCGGCGCAGGCGGTGGAGGAGATAGAGGGCGCCGAGATATGCCAGCCCGGGGCGGTGGAGAGCATAACCTCCCGCGTCAGGCGCGAGTTCGTGCATAGGGGGATAAAGGTGAGTCGCGAGGATTCCTCCTACCGGTTGGGCGTGCACCTGAAGGTGCGATACGGCACCGACATCCCTTCCCTCGCGCGCGAGGTCGCGGACAAGGTCAAGGAATACGTGGAAGGGCTTACCGACCTCCCGGTCGAGGAGGTCGAGGTGGTGATCGAGGACGTCGAGCCTTCGGCCTGA